One genomic window of Cellulophaga sp. Hel_I_12 includes the following:
- a CDS encoding ABC transporter permease → MNYLAAIGSYFIMIREVFKKPTKWRIMKSLILKEIDELIYSSLGIIIFISFFIGAVVTIQTALNLTNPIIPKNLIGFTARQSVILEFAPTFVSIIMAGKVGSYITSSIGSMRVTEQIDALEVMGVNALNYLVFPKIIAMLFYPFAISIGMFVGIFGGWVAGVFGGFLTSADFIDGLQLDFNPFHVTYAFLKTIVFALIIATVPSFHGFYMKGGALEVGKASTTAFVWTSVVIIVANYVLTQLLLG, encoded by the coding sequence ATGAATTACCTAGCAGCAATTGGCAGTTATTTTATTATGATTCGTGAGGTTTTTAAAAAACCTACTAAATGGAGAATAATGAAATCGCTTATTTTAAAAGAAATAGACGAGCTCATTTACAGCTCTCTAGGAATTATTATATTTATTTCATTCTTTATTGGTGCTGTAGTGACCATTCAAACAGCACTCAACCTAACGAATCCTATTATCCCAAAAAACCTGATTGGCTTTACCGCAAGACAATCGGTGATTTTAGAGTTTGCCCCCACTTTTGTATCCATAATTATGGCCGGTAAAGTAGGTTCTTATATTACGTCTAGTATCGGAAGTATGAGGGTTACCGAACAAATTGATGCCTTAGAGGTTATGGGCGTAAATGCGCTGAACTATCTGGTATTTCCAAAAATCATTGCCATGCTTTTTTATCCTTTTGCAATTTCTATTGGCATGTTTGTAGGTATTTTTGGCGGATGGGTCGCTGGAGTTTTTGGTGGCTTCTTAACAAGTGCTGATTTTATAGACGGACTTCAGTTAGATTTTAATCCGTTTCACGTAACCTATGCCTTTCTAAAAACGATTGTATTTGCTTTGATAATTGCAACAGTCCCTTCTTTTCACGGATTTTACATGAAAGGTGGTGCTTTAGAAGTAGGTAAAGCAAGTACTACAGCTTTCGTATGGACCAGCGTGGTAATTATTGTTGCAAACTATGTTTTAACTCAACTTTTATTAGGCTAA
- the pafA gene encoding alkaline phosphatase PafA, which yields MNTNKIVSLWLLVAFCFSASVVQAQRKSKNKDKDQSQKQEVVFTTPYTSPKLVVGIIVDQMRFDYITRFWNHYGEGGFKRLVGEGFNCKNNHFNYAPTYTGPGHASVYTGATPATHGIIGNNWYDKVSDTEVYCVSDDSYASVGTTSDAGQMSPFRNKVSTITDELRLHTQMRGKVIAISLKDRGAVLPGGYAANGAYWFHGKNEGSWITSTFYMNQLPKWVSDFNSSDMAESYKKPWTSLKDISTYVESGTDINNYEGLFKGELNSAFPHDLPALWDTNDQFDILKATPYGNNLTTDFAIASLDGESLGADAITDFLAVSYSSTDYVGHKYGVNSKEVQDTYLRLDQDIERLLKTLDAKVGKGEYTVFLTADHAAVHVPAFLQDMKIPGGYTDSKSTKERFSEFLKYSYGSEDIVKNSSNGQLFLDHNIIKNLDLNLAEVQEHFAKELMSYGEYSHVYTGEQMWANNYTHGIPHILQNGYSQERSGDVITVLNSGYISASARSKGSTHGSPFPYDTHVPLLFYGKGIKKGETFEKTTIPDIAPTIAALLGISFPSGTTGQPIVEVLRK from the coding sequence ATGAATACGAATAAAATAGTCTCCTTGTGGCTCTTAGTAGCGTTTTGTTTTTCTGCTAGTGTTGTTCAAGCGCAACGAAAATCAAAAAATAAGGATAAAGATCAAAGTCAAAAGCAAGAGGTAGTTTTTACGACCCCTTACACATCTCCAAAGTTAGTCGTAGGTATTATAGTGGATCAGATGCGCTTTGATTATATAACTAGATTCTGGAATCATTACGGTGAAGGTGGTTTTAAACGCCTAGTAGGGGAAGGTTTTAATTGTAAAAACAATCATTTTAACTACGCTCCAACCTATACCGGGCCTGGGCACGCATCGGTGTATACAGGAGCAACACCTGCTACACACGGTATCATTGGCAATAACTGGTACGATAAAGTAAGCGATACAGAAGTGTATTGTGTTAGTGACGATAGTTATGCTTCAGTGGGTACCACCTCAGATGCGGGTCAAATGTCTCCATTTAGAAACAAGGTGTCTACGATCACGGATGAACTGCGTTTGCATACGCAAATGCGAGGCAAAGTCATTGCTATTTCGCTAAAAGATAGAGGTGCAGTTTTGCCAGGGGGGTATGCCGCGAATGGAGCTTATTGGTTTCATGGAAAAAATGAAGGGAGTTGGATAACAAGTACTTTTTATATGAACCAATTACCAAAATGGGTAAGTGATTTCAATAGCTCGGATATGGCAGAATCTTATAAAAAACCATGGACAAGCTTAAAGGATATTTCAACCTATGTGGAGAGTGGTACCGATATAAATAACTATGAAGGTTTGTTTAAAGGAGAGCTAAATTCAGCATTTCCTCACGATTTGCCTGCGCTATGGGATACTAATGATCAATTTGATATTTTGAAAGCAACGCCCTATGGTAATAATTTAACTACAGATTTCGCAATAGCCTCACTAGATGGTGAAAGCCTAGGTGCTGACGCCATTACCGATTTTTTAGCAGTAAGTTATTCGAGTACAGATTATGTAGGTCATAAATATGGAGTGAATTCTAAAGAAGTACAAGATACTTATTTAAGGCTTGATCAAGATATTGAACGCCTTTTAAAAACCTTAGATGCTAAAGTTGGCAAAGGTGAGTATACTGTTTTTTTAACAGCAGATCACGCAGCAGTGCATGTACCCGCTTTTTTACAGGACATGAAAATTCCTGGTGGTTATACAGATTCAAAAAGCACAAAAGAGCGGTTTAGCGAATTTTTAAAATACAGCTATGGCTCAGAAGATATTGTAAAAAATAGCTCTAACGGACAGCTCTTTTTAGATCACAACATCATCAAAAATTTAGATTTAAATTTAGCAGAAGTACAAGAGCATTTTGCTAAAGAGCTCATGTCGTACGGGGAGTATAGCCATGTGTATACCGGTGAGCAAATGTGGGCCAATAATTATACCCATGGCATACCTCATATTCTTCAAAATGGGTATAGCCAGGAACGCTCAGGGGATGTTATAACAGTATTAAACTCTGGTTATATTAGTGCTAGTGCAAGGTCAAAAGGATCCACACACGGGTCTCCGTTTCCGTATGACACACACGTACCCTTGTTGTTTTATGGGAAAGGAATTAAGAAGGGTGAAACTTTTGAAAAAACAACAATTCCGGATATTGCACCAACTATTGCTGCTTTGTTAGGTATTTCTTTTCCTAGTGGAACCACGGGACAGCCTATTGTGGAAGTGTTGCGTAAGTAG
- a CDS encoding SDR family oxidoreductase, translated as MATIIITGASRGIGFEMAQLFADEGHQVLALSRNDKPISDLKHKNIFTFPFDLAQPDDLKKLDDFLSKNWKQVDVLINNAGRLLNKPFLETTETEFEEVYKVNVFGVASVTKMVVPKMPKTGHVITISSMGGVQGSMKFPSLAAYSSSKAAVITLTELWAEEFKETGPSFNVLALGAVQTEMLEEAFPGYQAPTTALEMASYIKEFALTGSKFYNGKLLQVSSSTP; from the coding sequence ATGGCAACTATTATTATTACTGGGGCAAGCAGAGGTATCGGTTTTGAGATGGCACAGCTTTTTGCAGATGAAGGGCATCAAGTATTGGCTTTATCTCGAAACGATAAACCTATTTCCGATTTAAAGCATAAAAATATTTTTACTTTTCCATTTGATTTGGCTCAACCCGATGATTTAAAAAAGCTAGATGATTTTTTAAGCAAAAATTGGAAGCAAGTAGATGTTTTGATTAATAATGCGGGTAGATTACTGAATAAGCCTTTTTTAGAAACCACAGAAACGGAGTTTGAAGAGGTGTATAAAGTAAACGTTTTTGGTGTGGCTAGTGTCACAAAAATGGTGGTGCCCAAAATGCCAAAAACAGGACATGTGATCACCATAAGTTCTATGGGAGGTGTACAAGGAAGTATGAAGTTCCCAAGTTTAGCGGCGTACAGTTCCAGTAAGGCAGCGGTTATTACCTTAACCGAATTATGGGCAGAAGAGTTCAAGGAGACAGGCCCATCTTTTAATGTTTTGGCCTTAGGAGCCGTACAAACCGAAATGTTAGAAGAAGCTTTTCCTGGCTACCAAGCACCAACGACAGCTTTGGAAATGGCGAGCTATATAAAAGAATTTGCTTTGACAGGAAGCAAGTTTTATAATGGGAAACTTTTGCAAGTGAGTAGTAGCACACCTTAA
- a CDS encoding pyruvate dehydrogenase complex dihydrolipoamide acetyltransferase, whose product MAEVINMPRLSDTMEEGTVAKWLKKVGDKIQEGDILAEIETDKATMEFESFHEGVLLHIGIQEGDGAPVDTLLAIIGEEGEDISGLLNSSDATGDSDKKEEAPEKEAVKDDSSKQASTVDETAEASEIPEGVEVVKMPRLSDTMEEGTVASWLKKVGDKIEEGDILAEIETDKATMEFESFYSGTLLYIGIQEGESSPVDAVLAVIGPEGTDVDSVLNAKPKTTKKEASTPDEASKETAKTETTKEENTAPTTNDGQRIFASPLAKKIASDKGINLASVSGSGDNGRITKKDVENFTPSQKVSEAAPVENAGTSTAAPAPAAPMMAPVGEESFEEVKNNQMRKVIAKRLGESKFTAPHYYLNIEVDMDNAMSSRVQINNLPETKVSFNDMVVKACAMALRKHPQVNTSWKGETTRYNQHIHIGVAVAVEDGLVVPVLKFADQMGLSHIGGMVKELAGKARNKKLTPAEMEGSTFTVSNLGMFGIESFTSIINQPNSAILSVGAIIEKPVVKNGAIVVGNTMKLTLALDHRTVDGASGAQFLQTLRSYIENPVTMLA is encoded by the coding sequence ATGGCAGAAGTAATAAATATGCCGAGACTTAGTGATACCATGGAAGAAGGTACTGTCGCTAAGTGGTTAAAAAAAGTTGGAGATAAAATTCAGGAAGGCGACATTCTAGCGGAAATCGAAACTGATAAAGCTACCATGGAATTTGAGTCTTTTCATGAAGGCGTTTTGTTGCACATTGGAATTCAAGAAGGAGATGGTGCTCCTGTGGATACACTTTTAGCAATTATTGGAGAAGAAGGTGAGGATATTTCTGGATTATTAAATAGTTCAGATGCAACAGGCGATTCGGACAAAAAAGAGGAAGCTCCTGAAAAAGAGGCCGTAAAAGACGATTCATCGAAACAAGCTTCTACTGTTGACGAAACTGCAGAAGCTTCTGAAATTCCTGAAGGCGTTGAGGTTGTAAAAATGCCGCGCCTTAGTGATACTATGGAAGAAGGTACCGTAGCTTCTTGGTTAAAAAAAGTAGGAGATAAAATTGAAGAAGGTGATATTTTAGCAGAAATCGAAACCGACAAGGCTACGATGGAGTTTGAATCATTCTACTCAGGAACCTTGCTATATATTGGTATTCAAGAAGGAGAATCTTCCCCTGTCGACGCCGTTCTTGCGGTCATAGGTCCAGAAGGTACAGATGTAGACAGTGTTTTAAATGCGAAACCTAAGACAACAAAAAAAGAGGCTTCAACACCTGATGAAGCGTCTAAAGAAACAGCAAAAACCGAAACAACAAAGGAAGAAAATACAGCGCCAACAACCAATGATGGCCAGCGTATTTTTGCATCTCCTTTAGCTAAAAAAATAGCTTCAGATAAAGGTATAAACTTGGCATCTGTTAGTGGTTCTGGCGATAACGGTAGAATTACTAAAAAAGATGTTGAAAATTTCACTCCTTCCCAAAAAGTGTCGGAAGCTGCGCCAGTTGAAAATGCAGGCACTAGCACAGCTGCTCCAGCCCCGGCAGCGCCCATGATGGCTCCTGTTGGCGAAGAAAGTTTTGAAGAGGTGAAAAATAACCAAATGCGTAAGGTAATTGCCAAGCGCTTGGGAGAATCTAAGTTTACAGCGCCACACTACTACTTAAATATTGAGGTAGATATGGACAACGCCATGAGCTCTAGAGTACAAATAAATAATTTGCCAGAGACCAAAGTCTCCTTTAATGATATGGTTGTGAAAGCTTGCGCCATGGCCTTAAGAAAGCATCCTCAAGTAAACACTTCATGGAAAGGCGAAACAACAAGGTATAACCAACATATTCATATTGGAGTTGCTGTAGCTGTTGAAGACGGATTAGTAGTTCCTGTGTTAAAATTTGCAGATCAAATGGGTCTTTCGCATATTGGCGGAATGGTAAAAGAACTAGCGGGAAAAGCAAGAAACAAAAAATTAACACCGGCCGAAATGGAAGGTAGTACGTTTACGGTTTCTAATTTAGGAATGTTTGGAATCGAAAGTTTTACTTCGATTATCAATCAACCTAATTCTGCTATACTTTCGGTAGGTGCGATTATCGAAAAACCCGTGGTTAAAAATGGAGCCATTGTAGTGGGTAATACCATGAAACTTACTTTAGCCTTGGATCACAGAACAGTTGATGGTGCATCGGGAGCTCAGTTTTTACAAACACTGCGTTCGTATATTGAAAACCCAGTTACCATGTTGGCTTAA
- a CDS encoding SprT-like domain-containing protein, with protein sequence MQKTLEKYLPERAIPLCIEMIKVHSVNLKIVNQRVTRHGDYRRLPNGSHKITVNASLNKYRFLMTLVHEIAHLVAFEKYGRSIKPHGLEWKRTFQALMLPFIRPEVYPPRVLPLIANHFRNPSASSDTDAKLSLALKNYDVQATDTNYVFELPIGSIFRIHNGRLFKKGNKKVKRYECAELATGKVYLFQPNAEVELIKD encoded by the coding sequence ATGCAAAAAACACTAGAAAAATACCTTCCTGAACGCGCAATACCGTTGTGTATAGAGATGATTAAGGTACATAGTGTAAATTTAAAAATTGTAAATCAGCGGGTGACCCGGCATGGTGATTATCGACGTTTGCCTAATGGGTCTCACAAAATTACCGTGAACGCCTCTTTAAATAAATACCGATTTTTAATGACCTTAGTGCATGAAATTGCCCATTTAGTGGCTTTTGAAAAATATGGCAGAAGCATTAAGCCACACGGCTTAGAATGGAAACGTACCTTTCAGGCCTTAATGTTGCCTTTTATTCGTCCTGAGGTATATCCGCCAAGAGTATTACCCCTGATAGCGAATCATTTTAGAAATCCAAGTGCGAGTAGTGATACCGATGCAAAATTATCATTAGCCCTGAAAAATTATGATGTTCAAGCCACTGATACCAATTATGTTTTTGAATTGCCTATCGGGAGTATTTTCAGAATCCATAATGGACGCCTCTTTAAAAAAGGAAATAAAAAAGTAAAACGTTACGAATGTGCAGAGTTGGCCACGGGAAAAGTATACCTGTTTCAGCCTAATGCCGAAGTTGAATTGATAAAAGACTAA
- a CDS encoding ABC transporter ATP-binding protein has product MIEVNDIHKSFGDTEVLKGITTSFEKGKTNLIIGQSGSGKTVFLKCLLGLFQPEKGTIVYNGNAYSDLKPEQKRSLRQEMGMVFQGSALFDFMTVEGNVMFPLEMFTKQSKSEMQDRVNSVLKRVNLIDAHKRFPAEISGGMQKRVAIARAIVMNPKFLFCDEPNSGLDPKTAILIDNLIQEITEEYDITTVINTHDMNSVMEIGQKILFLKNGLKEWEGTNKEIFKTDNAAVTDFVYSSDLFKKVRQMYIEERN; this is encoded by the coding sequence ATGATCGAAGTAAACGATATACACAAATCTTTCGGAGATACTGAAGTTTTAAAAGGAATAACTACTTCTTTTGAAAAAGGAAAAACAAATTTGATTATTGGTCAAAGTGGTTCTGGTAAAACAGTATTTTTAAAATGCTTATTAGGCCTTTTTCAGCCCGAAAAAGGAACTATTGTTTACAATGGAAATGCGTATTCTGATTTAAAGCCTGAACAAAAAAGGAGCCTACGCCAAGAAATGGGGATGGTTTTTCAAGGCAGCGCTTTATTTGATTTTATGACTGTTGAAGGCAATGTTATGTTTCCTTTAGAAATGTTTACCAAACAGTCAAAATCTGAAATGCAAGACCGCGTTAATAGTGTATTAAAGCGTGTTAATTTAATTGATGCCCACAAACGATTTCCAGCTGAAATTTCAGGTGGAATGCAAAAAAGAGTAGCTATTGCTAGAGCGATTGTAATGAATCCTAAATTTTTATTTTGTGACGAACCTAATTCTGGTTTAGATCCAAAAACGGCGATTCTCATTGATAATCTAATTCAAGAAATTACCGAAGAATATGACATTACTACCGTCATCAATACGCACGACATGAACTCTGTGATGGAAATTGGCCAAAAAATACTCTTCCTTAAAAACGGACTTAAAGAATGGGAAGGGACCAATAAAGAAATTTTTAAAACCGATAATGCCGCCGTGACCGATTTTGTGTATTCATCTGACTTGTTTAAAAAAGTACGGCAAATGTACATTGAGGAACGCAATTAA
- a CDS encoding glycosyltransferase family 2 protein — MEYYIVIPAHNEALFLEDTLQSITNQTLAPKKVIIVNDNSTDDTELIIDRYTANGRFVKLNTSSSEEHLPGSKVIHAFSKGLALLDEQYDFIVKLDADVILPKNYFEEISALFKSDPKIGIAGGFIYEKDTLGEWKLNHPMHLKHVRGAIKAYSKACFKAIGGLKCAMGWDTVDELLAQYHGFAISTEKTLQVKHLRPTGDRYNKKAKLLQGKAMFTMRYGIMITCIASLKMAWKQNKAAAFFDNMKGYFMAKKTKEPFLVSPLEGHFIRTLRWKGIRKQLF, encoded by the coding sequence ATGGAGTATTACATTGTCATCCCCGCTCATAATGAAGCACTTTTTTTAGAGGACACCTTACAGTCTATTACCAATCAAACTTTAGCACCTAAAAAAGTGATCATAGTGAACGATAATTCCACAGATGATACAGAGCTCATTATTGATAGGTATACCGCAAACGGCCGCTTTGTAAAATTAAATACCAGCTCCTCGGAGGAGCATTTACCCGGTAGTAAGGTTATTCATGCCTTTTCGAAAGGTTTAGCCCTGCTTGATGAGCAATACGATTTTATCGTAAAGCTCGATGCAGATGTTATCCTACCCAAAAATTACTTTGAAGAAATTTCAGCCCTTTTTAAGTCTGATCCAAAAATTGGTATTGCAGGGGGATTCATTTATGAAAAAGATACTCTTGGCGAATGGAAACTAAACCACCCTATGCATTTAAAACATGTTCGCGGGGCCATAAAAGCCTATTCTAAAGCCTGCTTTAAAGCTATCGGTGGATTAAAATGTGCTATGGGATGGGATACGGTAGATGAATTATTAGCTCAATATCATGGTTTTGCTATTAGCACCGAGAAGACCCTGCAGGTAAAACATCTTAGACCAACAGGTGATCGGTATAACAAAAAAGCAAAACTATTGCAAGGAAAAGCCATGTTTACGATGCGTTACGGAATTATGATTACGTGTATTGCATCCTTAAAGATGGCCTGGAAACAAAATAAGGCAGCTGCTTTTTTCGATAATATGAAGGGCTATTTTATGGCAAAAAAAACAAAAGAACCCTTTTTAGTATCACCCTTAGAAGGCCATTTTATACGTACGCTACGATGGAAAGGCATCAGAAAACAATTATTTTAA
- a CDS encoding DUF389 domain-containing protein, producing the protein MHDEVNKDHVSPNSNEGAKSENVKKDFKGLLGSVKHFLSDLLDIRNNTDQEATRESIIADIPFKGHTSWILICSIFIASVGLNANSTAVVIGAMLISPLMGPILGMGLSLAINDVDTLRRSLKNFAVMVVLSILTAYLFFAFFPLRDESSELLARTAPDIRDVLIAFFGGLALVIARAKKGTIASVIFGVAIATALMPPLCTVGFGLAIGNWDYATGAMYLFTINTIFIGLATFLVIKILKFPMVRYANSQRRRTISRIASLVAIAVMIPATWTFFQAWRESRFKSDAQQFINNTIAKYEFAGNGYFLSDFTNIEYHGNDKSLFDLIFRKEAKAENSLIEVVFMGDELVPDNIISSWNNIMDGDFQYLKEVELRIIQGSKNEEIDQFKYVSELYETKKAELLSKDERIKLLELDLVRLEKLAATQIPFQDISAEAKVNYENLASLSYSYTITTDFQKTDTIPVFEAQWKKNIKDAQAAADGKKLMDWLRLRLKNNKIQLR; encoded by the coding sequence ATGCACGACGAAGTTAACAAAGATCACGTTTCTCCTAATAGCAATGAAGGTGCTAAAAGTGAAAATGTAAAAAAAGACTTTAAAGGACTTTTGGGTTCTGTAAAACATTTTTTATCTGATTTGCTTGACATTCGGAATAACACCGATCAAGAAGCAACACGAGAGTCTATTATCGCGGATATTCCGTTTAAAGGGCATACCTCTTGGATTCTAATCTGTTCTATTTTTATTGCATCGGTAGGCTTAAATGCAAATTCTACGGCTGTGGTTATTGGTGCGATGTTAATTTCGCCTTTAATGGGACCTATTTTAGGTATGGGTCTTTCATTGGCTATTAATGATGTAGACACCTTAAGGCGTTCCTTAAAGAATTTTGCGGTCATGGTGGTACTGAGTATTTTGACCGCGTATCTATTCTTTGCTTTTTTTCCTTTGCGTGATGAATCTTCGGAACTTTTAGCGCGTACTGCTCCTGATATTCGCGATGTTTTAATTGCCTTTTTCGGGGGTTTGGCTTTGGTGATTGCCAGAGCAAAAAAAGGAACTATCGCGAGTGTAATTTTTGGGGTGGCCATTGCAACGGCTTTAATGCCGCCCTTGTGCACCGTAGGTTTCGGCTTGGCCATTGGCAACTGGGATTATGCCACGGGAGCTATGTATTTGTTCACAATCAATACCATTTTTATTGGCTTAGCGACTTTTTTGGTGATCAAAATTTTGAAATTTCCTATGGTTCGATATGCGAACTCACAACGTAGAAGAACAATTTCAAGAATAGCATCATTAGTGGCCATTGCAGTAATGATTCCTGCAACATGGACCTTTTTTCAGGCATGGAGAGAGTCTAGATTTAAAAGTGATGCACAACAATTTATAAATAATACTATTGCTAAATATGAATTTGCAGGCAATGGTTATTTTCTGAGTGATTTTACAAATATTGAATACCATGGGAACGATAAATCTTTGTTTGATTTAATTTTTCGCAAGGAAGCAAAAGCTGAAAATTCATTGATTGAGGTGGTGTTTATGGGTGATGAATTGGTGCCTGATAATATCATTTCAAGTTGGAATAATATTATGGATGGTGATTTTCAATATCTTAAGGAAGTAGAGCTGAGAATCATTCAGGGATCTAAAAATGAAGAAATTGATCAGTTTAAGTACGTGAGTGAGCTTTATGAAACAAAGAAGGCAGAGCTTTTAAGTAAAGATGAGCGTATTAAGTTATTAGAACTAGATTTAGTGCGCTTAGAAAAATTGGCGGCTACACAAATACCTTTTCAAGACATTAGTGCTGAAGCTAAAGTTAATTATGAAAATTTGGCATCTTTAAGTTATTCCTATACCATTACCACTGATTTTCAAAAAACAGACACGATTCCGGTATTTGAAGCGCAATGGAAAAAGAACATAAAAGACGCTCAAGCCGCCGCTGATGGCAAAAAACTTATGGATTGGCTACGACTTCGTTTGAAGAATAATAAAATACAGTTGAGATAG
- a CDS encoding M20/M25/M40 family metallo-hydrolase encodes MKIIYSVVLMALAFYSCKTPQIIETDSSNIIEITAPEETNTETKTEIRKVVPAVSFSKSKDVGDIITFLASDELKGREAGSEGIEKAANYIEAIFQKNGIKPYFEFYKDSISNFNKPAYNVVGVLEGNDAKLKNEVVIIGAHYDHIGQLAPQDGDAIANGANDNASGTTTVLEMARYFASTKTNKRTIIFALFTAEEKGLLGSKDLAERLKEDNIDLYTMLNFEMVGVALQDKDYFMYVTGYENSNMAEVANAYSGENLIGFLPSAKQMNLFKRSDNYAFHTAFNVPSQTFCTFDFTNFDHYHKVGDEAAKMDFDHMATVVNKSIPMVSGIINAATKEIKYNN; translated from the coding sequence ATGAAAATTATTTATAGTGTTGTTCTAATGGCCCTTGCTTTTTACAGCTGCAAAACGCCACAAATTATTGAAACAGATTCATCAAATATCATAGAAATTACAGCTCCTGAAGAAACGAACACTGAAACTAAAACAGAAATCAGAAAAGTAGTTCCTGCGGTTTCTTTTTCAAAAAGCAAAGATGTAGGAGATATTATTACTTTTTTAGCATCCGACGAATTAAAAGGTAGGGAAGCAGGAAGCGAAGGAATTGAGAAAGCCGCAAATTATATTGAGGCCATATTTCAGAAAAACGGGATAAAACCTTATTTTGAATTTTATAAAGACAGCATCTCAAATTTCAACAAACCGGCGTATAATGTTGTGGGTGTTCTTGAAGGGAATGATGCCAAGCTTAAAAACGAAGTTGTGATCATCGGTGCACATTACGATCACATTGGTCAGCTTGCTCCACAAGACGGAGACGCTATTGCCAATGGCGCTAATGATAACGCTTCTGGAACAACTACCGTGTTGGAAATGGCACGCTATTTTGCCAGTACAAAAACAAATAAGCGTACCATTATTTTTGCACTATTTACCGCAGAAGAAAAGGGATTATTGGGATCAAAGGATTTAGCGGAACGCTTAAAAGAAGACAATATAGACTTATACACCATGCTGAATTTTGAAATGGTGGGTGTGGCTTTACAAGATAAAGATTACTTTATGTATGTTACCGGTTACGAAAATTCAAATATGGCAGAAGTTGCCAACGCCTATAGTGGAGAAAATTTAATTGGGTTTTTACCTTCGGCCAAGCAAATGAACTTGTTTAAGCGTTCTGATAATTATGCTTTTCATACCGCCTTTAATGTACCGTCTCAAACTTTTTGCACCTTTGATTTCACCAATTTTGACCATTACCATAAGGTGGGTGACGAAGCCGCTAAAATGGATTTTGATCACATGGCAACCGTTGTAAATAAATCTATTCCGATGGTTTCAGGTATTATAAATGCAGCTACAAAAGAAATAAAATACAACAACTAA
- a CDS encoding mannose-1-phosphate guanylyltransferase, translating to MNKNYYAVLMAGGVGSRFWPMSTTDNPKQFHDMLGTGDTLIQKTFKRLNKFVPTEQILILTNERYNDLVLQQLPLVKQDQVVLEPAMRNTAPCILYAALKIQKQNPDAVMIVAPSDHWIEDETAFANDVKQCFDKCEKEDVLCTLGIKPTFPNTGFGYIEFEKASGVGLKKVHQFREKPDYETAKDFIAQGNFLWNAGIFMWSVTTIINAFKKYQASEFALFEKGIAVYNTKDEQAFINENYPKAENISIDYAILEPSKHIFVLPATFDWNDLGTWGSLYDKLDKDEHHNAVVNSKVLSQDASGNMIRSSKDKIIVVDGLKDYIIVDKEDVLLIYPKSKEQDIKQVLVKIKNKFGNQYT from the coding sequence ATGAATAAAAATTATTACGCCGTATTAATGGCGGGTGGCGTTGGTTCCCGTTTTTGGCCTATGAGCACCACCGATAACCCAAAGCAGTTTCATGACATGTTAGGTACTGGTGATACCTTAATACAAAAAACATTTAAACGCCTAAATAAATTTGTTCCTACGGAGCAGATTTTAATTCTGACGAACGAGCGCTATAATGATTTGGTGCTGCAGCAATTACCACTGGTAAAACAAGACCAAGTGGTGTTAGAACCTGCCATGCGAAATACAGCACCTTGCATTTTGTACGCCGCTTTGAAAATTCAAAAGCAAAATCCTGATGCGGTGATGATTGTGGCACCCAGCGATCATTGGATTGAAGACGAAACTGCCTTTGCCAATGATGTGAAACAGTGTTTTGACAAATGTGAAAAGGAAGATGTGCTTTGCACTTTAGGCATAAAACCCACGTTTCCGAATACGGGTTTTGGGTATATTGAATTTGAAAAAGCCAGTGGTGTGGGTCTCAAAAAAGTACATCAATTTAGAGAAAAACCAGATTATGAAACCGCTAAAGATTTTATTGCACAAGGTAATTTTCTATGGAATGCGGGTATTTTTATGTGGAGTGTAACGACAATTATTAATGCCTTTAAAAAGTATCAAGCTTCTGAGTTTGCTTTATTTGAAAAAGGAATAGCTGTTTACAATACCAAAGACGAACAGGCTTTTATCAATGAGAATTATCCGAAAGCTGAAAATATATCGATAGATTATGCTATTTTAGAACCTTCAAAGCACATTTTTGTATTGCCAGCCACCTTTGATTGGAATGATTTGGGAACTTGGGGCTCGTTATATGATAAATTAGATAAAGATGAACATCATAATGCTGTTGTAAACAGTAAAGTGCTGAGTCAAGATGCTAGTGGCAACATGATTCGGTCTTCAAAGGATAAAATTATTGTGGTTGATGGTTTAAAAGATTATATCATTGTAGATAAGGAAGACGTTTTATTAATTTACCCTAAATCGAAAGAACAAGATATTAAACAAGTTCTTGTTAAGATTAAAAATAAGTTTGGTAACCAGTATACTTAA